GTGATCGCGCTGACCGTGCTGGCGCTGTGCTGCCTGACCGGGCTGGCTCTATGGCAGTTCCCGCTGCCCTGGGCCAACGGCGCGGTCGGGCTGCCGCCCCTGTACCTGCTAGGCATCTGGCTGTCGCTGTCGCTGTCCGCGATCTTCATCACCGCCTATGTCTGGAGCGTCGCGCAGGAGGCGCGGTCGATCTCCGACGCGTTGGCGGCCAGCCAGATGGCGCTGGAGCGCGAGCAGCGGCTGTCGGCGCTGGGCGCGCTGGCGGCGGCCGCCGCCCACGAGCTGGGCACCCCGCTCGGCACCATCCATCTCGTCGCCAAGGAACTGGCGAGCGAGATCCCGCCGGACAGCCCGCTGGCCGAGGACATCGCCCTGCTGCAGAGCCAGAGCCTGCGCTGCCGCGACATCCTGGCCGAGCTGTCGCGGAAGCCCGAGGCGGAGGGCGGCGAACCGTTCGACCGGCTGACCGTCCCGGCGCTGATCGAGGCCGCCGGCGCGCCCCACCGGCTGGGCCACATCAAGTACCTGCTGGAGACCGAGCCGGTGGCCGGCCCGGCCGTCCCGATGATCCGCCGCAGCCCGGAGATCATCCACGGCCTGGGCAACCTGATCCAGAACGCTACCCAGTTCGCCCGGTCCACGGTCACCGTGCGCGCCCGCTGGGACGAGGAGGCGCTGACCATCACCGTCGGCGACGACGGGCCGGGCTTTCCCCAGAACCTGCTGAACCGGATAGGCGAGCCCTACATCTCTACCCGCGTCGAGGGCGGCCGGGCCGAGGGCGGCTCGCACATGGGGTTGGGCATCTTCATCGCGCAGACCCTGCTGGAGCGTACCGGGGCGGAGGTCATGTTTGCCAATAGTCGTAGCGGCGGGGCGCAAGTTGTCGTACGGTGGAATCCACCGATTTTCGACACGAAAGGCTGAGGGACGGGAACGCGAATGACTTCCGACATCGGTCCGACAGGCGAAGCAGCCAAACTCACTTTCTCCGGTGACGCCTCGCGCAGCCTTCTGGTTGTCGATGATGATCCCCCGTTCCGCAACCGCCTGGCCCGCGCGATGGAAAAGCGCGGCTTCGACGTCGTCGCGGTCGACAGCGTCGCGATGGGGATCGAGGTCGCCCAGGAATCGGCGCCCGTGTTCGCCGTGGTCGACCTTCGGCTGGGCGACGGCAGCGGCCTCGACGTGGTCGCCGCCCTGCGCGACGCCCGCCCGGACAGCAGGATCGTGGTCCTGACCGGCTACGGCAACATCGCCACCGCGGTCGCGGCGGTCAAGGCGGGGGCGGTCGACTACCTGCCCAAGCCGGCCGACGCCGACGCGGTGGAGGCGGCGCTGCTCGCCGACGGGCGCCCGTTGCCGCCGCCGCCGGACAACCCCATGTCGGCCGACCGGGTCCGATGGGAACATATCCAGCGGGTATTCGAGCAGTGCGACCGCAACGTGTCGGAGACGGCGCGCCGCCTGAAGATGCACCGGCGCACCCTTCAGCGCATCCTGAACAAGCACGCGCCCCGGGGGTAAGCCTCACGCGGGGCTCGGGGATGGGAACCAAGTCAGGGAATGGCTCGTTATCGCCGATGTGAAACACCGGTGGAGCGGGCCATGACCAAGGACGAGATCGTCGATACCCTGAACGACCTGATTCAGATCACCGAGGACAGCCATGAAGGGTATCGGAAGTCCGCCGAGGATGCCCAGGACCCGGATCTGAAGACGCTGTTCAACGATCTCTCCGCCCAGCGCGGCGCCATGGTCCGCGATCTCCAGAAGCACGTGGCGGAGCAGGGCGGGGCGCCGGAGGCCAGCGGCACCATGCTGGGCGGCGCCCACCGGTTCTTCGTCGACCTCAAGTCCGCCGTCATGGGGCGCGACCGGGCGGCGATCATCCAGGAGGTGGAGCGGGGCGAAACGGAAGCGGTGCGCCGGTACGAGCAGGCGCTCGACAAGGATCTTCCCACCCATCTCGCCAGCGTGATCAGCCAGCATCTGGCACGCTTGCGGTCCGACCGCGACCGCCTCGCGGCGGTCAAGCAGGGCTCGAAGCAGGCTTCGTAGCCGTTCGAATCGCACCGATCGGTCGCAACGGATCGGGCAGGGGCGTGTTGGACACCGAATACGCTTTTCGTCCAACCCCCTCATCCCAGGAGACCGCCGATGGCAACCAACGCCGAAATCGCCGCCAAGCTGCTGAGGGATGCCGCATCCTTCTTCCGTCATGTCGGTGAACAGAACGATCCCATCCGGGAGCAGATGGACACCAACGCCCAGGCGTACGAGACCATCGCCGGACTGGTCGAGACGGAGCCGACCGCCCAGTTCGACCTGACGGAGCGCGGACCCGACGCCTAGCGGCGCTTCCGCTCCTCCAGCGCCGCGATCACCGCGCGGCGCTCCCCGGGCGGTTTCGTTCCCCAGCCGGTGATCTCGTCGAGGGTACGCAGGCAGCCCCGGCAGTAGCCCGAGACCGGATCGATCACGCAGACTCGCGTGCAGGGTGATGGAACGTGGTTTTCATCGAAGGTCATGGCGGCGGGACGGTATCAAACCGGGGATCCCTCCGCCAGGACTCGATCGGCCAGGATTCGATCGGCCAGCGCCAGGCCGCTGAGGAAGGCGCCCTCGACCCTGCCGCCCAGGCACCAGTCGCCGCACGCGCCCAGCCCACGCTCCGGATCGTACAGGCAGTCCTGATCCAGCCCCTGGATCGGGATCGAGAAACGCCAGCGATGCGCGGCGAGATAGCCCGCCT
This Skermanella mucosa DNA region includes the following protein-coding sequences:
- a CDS encoding DUF1289 domain-containing protein, which gives rise to MTFDENHVPSPCTRVCVIDPVSGYCRGCLRTLDEITGWGTKPPGERRAVIAALEERKRR
- a CDS encoding ferritin-like domain-containing protein, with the translated sequence MTKDEIVDTLNDLIQITEDSHEGYRKSAEDAQDPDLKTLFNDLSAQRGAMVRDLQKHVAEQGGAPEASGTMLGGAHRFFVDLKSAVMGRDRAAIIQEVERGETEAVRRYEQALDKDLPTHLASVISQHLARLRSDRDRLAAVKQGSKQAS
- a CDS encoding ActS/PrrB/RegB family redox-sensitive histidine kinase, with protein sequence MIEAAPPPRSGPASPPVVTPIATAIDGRVTLRTLILIRWIAVVGQLTAVLSVHFGFGFKLPLGPALAAMGASVLLNLAAQAQRGTRPRLADRDAALYLGYDTLQLTLLLYLTGGLQNPFAILILAPLTVAGTILSRVSVIALTVLALCCLTGLALWQFPLPWANGAVGLPPLYLLGIWLSLSLSAIFITAYVWSVAQEARSISDALAASQMALEREQRLSALGALAAAAAHELGTPLGTIHLVAKELASEIPPDSPLAEDIALLQSQSLRCRDILAELSRKPEAEGGEPFDRLTVPALIEAAGAPHRLGHIKYLLETEPVAGPAVPMIRRSPEIIHGLGNLIQNATQFARSTVTVRARWDEEALTITVGDDGPGFPQNLLNRIGEPYISTRVEGGRAEGGSHMGLGIFIAQTLLERTGAEVMFANSRSGGAQVVVRWNPPIFDTKG
- a CDS encoding ActR/PrrA/RegA family redox response regulator transcription factor, with the protein product MTSDIGPTGEAAKLTFSGDASRSLLVVDDDPPFRNRLARAMEKRGFDVVAVDSVAMGIEVAQESAPVFAVVDLRLGDGSGLDVVAALRDARPDSRIVVLTGYGNIATAVAAVKAGAVDYLPKPADADAVEAALLADGRPLPPPPDNPMSADRVRWEHIQRVFEQCDRNVSETARRLKMHRRTLQRILNKHAPRG